In the genome of Bacteroides mediterraneensis, the window AACGGAAGCCACAATTGTGCAGGCCCCGGCTTTCAATGCCGACAGTGCATACGCGTATGTAGCCGCACAGGTAGCCTTCGGACCTCGCGTACCCAATACGGAGGCGCATCGTAAATGCGGAGATTACCTGGCCGCCCAATTGAAGAAATTCGGGGCCACCGTTTATAATCAGCAAGCAGACCTGATTGCTTACGATGGCACAATCCTGAAATCACGCAATATCATCGGAGCCTATCAGCCGGAAAACAAGAAACGGGTGATGCTCTGTGCGCACTGGGACTGCCGTCCGTACGCCGACCAGGATGAAGAAGCCAACCACCGGAAGGCAATTGACGGAGCAAACGACGGTGCCAGCGGAGTGGGCGTCTTGCTTGAAATTGCTCGACAGATTCAACAGCAGGCTCCGCAAGTAGGCATCGACCTCGTATTCTTCGATGCGGAAGATTACGGCACGCCAGAATTCTACAAAGAAACATACAAACCGGACACTTGGTGTCTGGGCTCCCAATACTGGGGACGTATCCCTCACGTGCCTGATTACAAGGCGCGCTTCGGCATCCTGTTGGACATGGTAGGCGGAAAGAATGCCACATTCTACTATGAAGACTATTCCAAGCGGACGGCCAATAATGCCATGAAGAAAATCTGGAAGATGGCCGATCATTTAGGCTATGGCAACTACTTCATCAAGGAAGAGGGAGGCCAAATCACCGACGACCATCTCTATGTGCACCAGTACCGCCAGATTCCCTGTGTAGACATCATCCACTATGACACACAAAGTAACACAGGCTTCAACCCTACCTGGCACACACTGGATGATACAATTGAAAATATTGACAAAGCCACGCTTCAGGCCGTAGGACAAACGGTGATGGGCGTGATTTATAATGAAAAATAATTAAACAATATCACAATGAAAACAATAAATGAACTCCAAGACGAAGTAATCGAAGAATTCAGCGACTTTGAGGATTGGATGGACAAATACCAGCTGCTTATTGACTTGGGCAACGACCAGCAGCCGCTCGACCCCAAATACAAATCAGAACAGAACCTGATTGACGGTTGCCAGAGCCGAGTATGGTTGCAGGCCGACCTGGTGGACGGAAAGGTAATATTCCAGGCAGAAAGTGATGCCCTGATAGTAAAAGGTATCATCTCCCTGCTGATTCAAGTCGTATCAGGTCATACTCCAGATGAAATCCTGAATGCCGACCTCTATTTCATCGACAAAATAGGTCTGAAAGAGCATCTGTCTCCGACCCGTAGCAACGGTCTGCTGGCCATGGTGAAACAGATGCGTATGTATGCCTTGGCATTTAAAGCCAAAATGGAGGAAAAAGCATAAGAAAAACTTCACGCTTAAAACGTACAAAGGCTTGTGAGAACGAATTACTGTATCTCACAAGCCTTTGTCGTACTCCACCAATTATATCCTTAAAGAGTCTGAAAACGATAGAATTCTCCAATAAGACCTATCGTAACCTAAAATGAATTATTCTCTCATACAACCAACAGTATTCGTGAGAATCACAATCACGGTATAGATGCGGATAATCTGATATATGAAGAGGACTTTGACAGAGAGAAATCCGAAACACTTACCCCTCTGACAAAAGCACATTTTGACCTTATAGTTAAAAGAATCAAGAAACGTGACGAATACGCAACAATTGGGTCAACTAAAGCTGTATTGAATTTTTTATGGGATGCTGAGTTAAAATACTGTTAAATAGAAAAACATAACAAATTCGTTGATATATTTAGGTCGTTAACATTTAAAATAAGAACTTATGAGAAAAATCTTTTTACCACTTGTGATTGTCTTTTCTTTTACATCATTTACTTCGTGCAATAACGATGACGGATCTATTGTTAATAACGAGTAGTGCAAAAAGATTCAGAAATCATTATCTACAAAAAAATCTTTAATAAACTGATGGCACAAATTGGTTCTACAAAAACACGTAGAGAAATTTCAGATAATGACGTTTGGAATATTATATCCGCCTCATTCTAGATTTTAAAAAATGGAAAAGAAGTAAACATTCAGGATTACTTTGAAATACTGAATATGGGTGAGGGGGAAGCTAAGGAGCTGATATTAGAAAAATCTTTTTGTTTGAAAACCCATATATACCTCAAACAAAAACCAACCAACGTAAGAAGATATTCGCAATGTCATGTTGGATGAATGTGAAAATGGCTATGTAGAACCCATTACAACAGCCTGCGAATGGGCCGTCAAGTTAGCATATTAGTACAAAAAAAAATAACATTATAATCATGGACTCTTTTAAAACAGAAATTATAAGAATCCTCGTATTCTTAGCAATCATATCTTTAGTAGTATTTCTAAAATGGTGGGCAATACTTATTGTGTTTATTGTTTTCCCTAACATTTTAAGACAAATGAAAAATAAAAGAAATGGGAAAATAAACATTGGAAACTTAATCAATTACATAACAAATCACATTGTAAGATAATTGATAAGCATAAAGGCAGATATTTTACTCTCTGCCTTTATCTTAGGCACTACTTGATAGTATTCATAAAACGACTTGTTCATATCCTTTCCTGTTCCAACTGGCTACACCAGTAGCCAAGACCACAGGCTAAAACGACACACAAGCCGGTGGCACGCCCTTATTCACATAACCGCCCCTTCTCATGCCGTTGGCCTGTCGTCTGCAATCGGACAGGACTTTATTATAGTGCGACAACAGGCTTTTCAGGCAACTTCCTGAAACACCAGTTCGACACAAGTATTCGGCAAACTATAGATATCAAACCTTGATATGCAACAATAGCGACTGCCACTATGAACCTAATAATTGCAGGCGGTATTATTTTTTGAACCTATAAGTTACCGGCTTCCTCCTCTTGTTTTATCAATACACTTCCGGATGTTGCAGCTTCCATTTATGGGGAAGCAGATTCAATAACTGCTCATGGGTTGCCTTTTTATAATTAAGGCGGGCGATGACATCATTCAGATACTCCTTTAGGACTACATCATGTACCTTACAGATAGCCTGCAGGGAATAGACCGCCACCTCATGATTGCCGCAGAAGAGATAAATTTTCCGTCCAATAGTGATAGGTCAATAACTTACACCTATCTGTTGAAGATACAACTTCAACGGCAGCAAATAGGTGTAAGTTATTCAACCTATCATTACTGGCGTAGAAAATGTTCAGTTGACAGGAACAGTATCAAACAGGAGCTGGCTCCCATCAGTTTTAAACAGTCAGTCACGGAATCTACCCCTGAAGGACAAGTGCCGCATGGCGTGGCCGTTCTGTTTCCCAACGGTCTTCGTGCCCACTTCGGAAACGGTTCAGAAGAGATACTGATGGAGTTGTTCACCCAAAGTCTTCGAGGCGGCCATGTTTAACCTGAACGACACGATGCGCTACTTCCTGTGTCCTGGCAGGACAGATATGCGCAAGGGTATCAGTTCGCTGTGCGAAGTGGTGCATGAGAAGATGAACAGCGAAGTGAAGAACGGTGATGTCTTCATCTTCATCGGTTCCAGCCGCAGGCTCATGAAGTTGCTTCATGCGGAAGACGGAGGTATGGTGATGTATGTAAAACGCCTGGAGGCGGGCCGCTTCAAACTGCCGGAGTACGATCCCCAATCAAACAGCTATCCCATGGAATGGCGCGACCTGGTGATGATGGTTGAGGGCATTCAGGAAAATCCCGGGCAGAGGCTCCGGCGCCTGAGGGCAGAGCGTAAGGAATATCATGTATAATATGCTTCCGGAGTGAACAAAAGTGTGGATATTGTTGTGTAATCCGCTTATATTTAGTATATTTACATAAATAAAACAGATGCGGACAATGGATGAAAAGGATATACTGCTCAAGACGATAGAAGGGCTGAATGCCTCCATTGCTTCGTTGTCTGCCACTAATAAGGACCAGGCGGAACAGATTAAGAATCTGCAGGAACGAATCAAAGAACTGACGGCTCAGATTGCATGGCTGAACCGTCAGCTCTTTGGGCGTAAGACAGAAAAGCTTCCCGTATATAATCCCGATATGCCCGACCTTTTTACCGAAGAGTTTGCCGGGCTCCGGCATCAGGCGGAAGAAAAGCGTGACGAGGCCGTGGAGCAGATAGAAAAGGAACCGGTGGAAGTCCGGAAGCAGAAGCGTCAGAACCGCAAAATGACAGAGGATCTGCCCGTACTCGAAACCGAGGTTATAGAGCCGGCCGGTGTGGACCTGTCCTTATATCGTAGGATTGGTGAAGAGGTAACCAAAGTGGTCAAGCACAAACCGGGGATGCTCTATGTCAAGGAAATCATCCGTCCCAAATATGCGCTCAAGGACAGCACCCGGCTTCCTCCCGCAGGGCAGACAGGCGTGGAGATTGCCCCCATGCCGCTGATGCCCGTCGACAAGTGCATCGCCGACACCAGCCTGCTTGCCGAGATACTGCTTCAGAAGTATGAATATCACGTCCCGTTCTACCGGCAGATACAGCAGTACCGGCATCTTGGAATGAAAGGCCTTACGGAAAGTACGCTGGACGGATGGTTCAAAAAAACGGTGGAGCTGCTCAGGCCTCTGTATGAGGAGCTCAAGAAGGAAGTCTTTTCCTGCGACTATGTACAGGCGGACGAAACCACTGTTCCGGTCATCAACAAGGAAAAGCACAGGGCCGACAAGGAATACCTGTGGATGGTAAGGTCGGTCA includes:
- a CDS encoding SufE family protein; amino-acid sequence: MKTINELQDEVIEEFSDFEDWMDKYQLLIDLGNDQQPLDPKYKSEQNLIDGCQSRVWLQADLVDGKVIFQAESDALIVKGIISLLIQVVSGHTPDEILNADLYFIDKIGLKEHLSPTRSNGLLAMVKQMRMYALAFKAKMEEKA
- a CDS encoding IS66 family transposase, whose amino-acid sequence is MDEKDILLKTIEGLNASIASLSATNKDQAEQIKNLQERIKELTAQIAWLNRQLFGRKTEKLPVYNPDMPDLFTEEFAGLRHQAEEKRDEAVEQIEKEPVEVRKQKRQNRKMTEDLPVLETEVIEPAGVDLSLYRRIGEEVTKVVKHKPGMLYVKEIIRPKYALKDSTRLPPAGQTGVEIAPMPLMPVDKCIADTSLLAEILLQKYEYHVPFYRQIQQYRHLGMKGLTESTLDGWFKKTVELLRPLYEELKKEVFSCDYVQADETTVPVINKEKHRADKEYLWMVRSVMKKLVIFHYDEGSRAGAVIESLANQYHFKGYLQCDGFVGYETAFRTNPDVRLLNCLVHIRRHFEQALDENREMAEHGLTQIQHIYRIEHCCDKAGLSYDERKTKRRELAGPVMDAMRVWMETEGIKYSPNSQIGKAITYAYTRWDHMMGCLEDGRLLWDNNLAENGIRPITLGRKNYLFCGNHEAAANMSVICSLLATCKAHNVNPRDYLNDVIARMPYHKKATHEELLELLPHKWKLQHPESVLTKQGEESGNHC
- a CDS encoding M28 family peptidase, encoding MSIKNLLIVSALITGGTFISCGSSSKNSQQTEETEATIVQAPAFNADSAYAYVAAQVAFGPRVPNTEAHRKCGDYLAAQLKKFGATVYNQQADLIAYDGTILKSRNIIGAYQPENKKRVMLCAHWDCRPYADQDEEANHRKAIDGANDGASGVGVLLEIARQIQQQAPQVGIDLVFFDAEDYGTPEFYKETYKPDTWCLGSQYWGRIPHVPDYKARFGILLDMVGGKNATFYYEDYSKRTANNAMKKIWKMADHLGYGNYFIKEEGGQITDDHLYVHQYRQIPCVDIIHYDTQSNTGFNPTWHTLDDTIENIDKATLQAVGQTVMGVIYNEK
- the tnpB gene encoding IS66 family insertion sequence element accessory protein TnpB (TnpB, as the term is used for proteins encoded by IS66 family insertion elements, is considered an accessory protein, since TnpC, encoded by a neighboring gene, is a DDE family transposase.), whose product is MFNLNDTMRYFLCPGRTDMRKGISSLCEVVHEKMNSEVKNGDVFIFIGSSRRLMKLLHAEDGGMVMYVKRLEAGRFKLPEYDPQSNSYPMEWRDLVMMVEGIQENPGQRLRRLRAERKEYHV